Proteins encoded within one genomic window of Dromaius novaehollandiae isolate bDroNov1 chromosome 7, bDroNov1.hap1, whole genome shotgun sequence:
- the CCDC150 gene encoding coiled-coil domain-containing protein 150 isoform X3, protein MARPTVSPTSVKATAPEAFAVLRQRMRVVEEQASALARDLETLGVNGLSLGLFHSKTFEAPASYPAVSPVQARVAFVGENTLWKNCESLVNRMCRVESVVQTLKLNISCLQTEKELNPKHAAQLEQQLNAMQEEHLQEMKVVQQEAMKLCQQLSDMKEAEEKAKEEVQRLSAALEIRTATQLMEHLSHEISLRESLEESQATMMCHVQDMETTVEAERKQVQILQQDCQELRKDVQLAQERLQEEKERTAQLEQQCTQLKAELDSRNCIISQLNEEEKNAQLSFNRQQKENLQLQSKLTALQETAEKVQVLNDHLSHQCSDLSTTLQSVAMENVKLISDHQAILKSEQEKMTRQLQEQDSLLDAACADILGELQSVQHERAQLQKELEALHTEHGKCRQKASLKEEAAAMQRKLLECTVARLQGELETALQERGSLLAEKEDLKQEIKTTTNEITQERNKLEVEKTENKLEMASMKSSLQTLAEENKRLLDRLAALEHQQHAQQKVQQVLAELTNSKNKLAYDKGKLQMANLQCQLEAAKNDNSKVTAVLEHVLATHSKMQAALEAVQTELGHKDTEISSLRRDRSQSQQKIQRLETELEHCQARVVAMGSQHSSQVEPLCKALEVTRTDNKKLALRLEQALQANNTLQNKLIQTQHDLKNKETEHQELIDCRKQLMEEAQTEEKKYVECLESLKKQFNIEREASRKAAQRESAELKKALEEASSKLGEVSRANRELRQKVTELEKSLASYKEKLKSQRAQVRHCLAFKASNAQNTERIKEIESELREMEAIKEQYQKKNYEQSQNIQKFVTELTSLQNEMQELLKNQHEMQTQNRQLETQLEVERRRGQQLENQCQRLEERVKHLKKCKEETEQKLKEASIESEQITVNLEEARRWFKSKFDSLQPELIKNHQAKNSEESSFEREEKKQAELPTQPSLGGRARTQPLQLTTRKARVTWAGSELT, encoded by the exons aTGGCCAGGCCAACCGTCTCCCCTACGAGCGTCAAGGCGACGGCGCCCGAGGCCTTCGCGGTGCTGCGCCAGAGGATGAGGGTGGTGGAAGAGCAGGCCAGCGCGCTGGCGAGAGACCTGGAGACGCTCGGCGTCAACGGGCTGAG CCTTGGTCTTTTCCACTCAAAGACCTTCGAGGCACCTGCTAGCTACCCAGCCGTAAGTCCTGTGCAGGCCAGGGTAGCATTTGTGGGAGAAAATACACTGTGGAAAAACTGTGAATCGCTGGTGAATCGAATGTGTCGGGTAGAGAGTGTTGTACAGACACTGAAATTAAACATCTCCTGTCTGCAGACGGAAAAGGAGCTGAATCCAAAGCATGCAG cccagctggagcagcagctgaatGCAATGCAGGAAGAGCATTTGCAGGAAATGAAGGTTGTACAGCAAGAGGCAATGAAATTATGCCAGCAGCTAAGTGATATGAAAGAGgctgaagaaaaggcaaaagaagaagTTCAAAGACTAAGTGCTGCTCTGGAGATTAGAACTGCAACCCAG ctaatGGAGCATCTGTCCCACGAGATCAGCCTGCGGGAATCTTTGGAGGAATCCCAAGCAACCATGATGTGTCATGTACAGGACATGGAAACAACAGTAGAAGCAGAACGGAAGCAG GTGCAGATATTGCAGCAGGACTGCCAGGAGTTGCGTAAAGATGTCCAGCTAGCCCAAGAGAGGCTGcaagaagagaaggagagaactGCGCAGCTGGAGCAGCAGTGCACACAGCTGAAAGCTGAGCTGG acTCCAGGAACTGTATCATTTCCCAgcttaatgaagaagaaaaa AATGCACAGCTGTCCTTTAACAGACAACAAAAAGAGAACCTGCAGCTTCAGTCTAAACTAACTGCCCTGCAAGAAACAGCAGAGAAAGTACAG GTCCTTAATGACCACTTAAGCCATCAATGCTCAGACCTTAGCACCACACTTCAAAGTGTTGCCATGGAGAATGTTAAACTCATTTCAGATCATCAGGCCATCCTTAAG TCAGAACAAGAAAAGATGACTcggcagctgcaggagcaagACTCACTTCTGGATGCTGCCTGTGCCGACATtcttggagagctgcagagtgtGCAACACGAGAGGGCTCAGCTTCAGAAAGAGCT GGAGGCCTTGCATACAGAGCATGGCAAATGCAGGCAGAAAGCAAGCCTcaaggaagaagcagcagccatgcaGAGAAAGCTGCTGGAATGTACTGTTGCTAGACTGCAGGGTGAACTGGAGACAGCTTTGCAAGAGAGGGGATCTCTGCTAGCTGAAAAGGAAGATCTTAAGCAGGAG ATAAAGACAACAACAAATGAAATAACACAGGAAAGGAACAAACTGGAAGtagaaaaaacagagaacaag CTAGAAATGGCTTCAATGAAATCCTCTTTGCAGACactagcagaagaaaacaagaggcTATTGGATCGCTTGGCTGCACTGGAACACCAGCAA CATGCCCAGCAGAAGGTGCAGCAGGTGCTAGCAGAGCTGACCAACAGCAAGAATAAACTGGCCTATGACAAAGGAAAACTTCAG atgGCTAACTTGCAGTGCCAGCTGGAGGCAGCAAAGAATGATAACAGTAAGGTGACAGCCGTGCTGGAGCATGTGTTAGCAACTCATAGCAAGatgcaggcagctctggaggcAGTACAAACAGAGCTCGGACACAAGGACACTGAAATCAGCAGTCTCAGAAGAGACAG GAGCCAGAgtcaacagaaaatacagaggtTAGAAACAGAATTGGAACACTGCCAAGCCAGAGTGGTTGCCATGGGAAGCCAGCACAGCAGCCAG GTGGAACCACTTTGTAAAGCACTAGAAGTTACTAGAACAGACAACAAGAAACTTGCTCTTCGTTTGGAACAAGCTCTGCAGGCCAATAATACCCTGCAGAACAAGCTGATCCAGACTCAGCATgacctgaaaaacaaagaaactgagCATCAAGAGCTGATAGACTGCAG GAAACAGCTAATGGAAGAAGCTCAGACTGAGGAAAAGAAGTACGTTGAATGCTTGGAGTCTTTGAAGAAGCAGTTTAACATTGAGCGAGAGGCTTCTAGAAAAGCTGCCCAGCGAGAATCTGCTGAG CTCAAGAAGGCCCTTGAAGAAGCATCCTCCAAATTGGGTGAAGTGTCGCGTGCTAACAGGGAGCTACGGCAGAAAGTAACAGAGCTGGAAAAGTCTTTGGCTAGCTACAAGGAAAAGCTAAAAAGCCAGAGAGCTCAAGTCAGACATTGCCTGGCCTTTAAAGCTAGCAATGCTCAGAACACAGAGAGGATAAAG GAGATTGAATCTGAACTGAGAGAAATGGAAGCAATAAAAGAGCAGTATCAGAAGAAGAATTATGAACAG TCGCAGAACATCCAAAAATTCGTGACAGAGTTAACAAGTTTGCAGAATGAGATGCAAGAGTTATTGAAAAACCAACATGAAATGCAAACACAGAACAGGCAGCTGGAGACCCAGCTGGAAGTGGAGAGAAGGCGAGGGCAGCAGCTGGAAAACCAGTGTCAG agATTGGAAGAAAGAGTCAAACATCTGAAGAAATgtaaagaagaaacagaacagaaactgAAGGAAGCCAGCATAGAATCAGAACAG ATCACGGTTAACCTGGAGGAAGCTCGCCGCTGGTTCAAATCTAAGTTtgacagcctgcagccagaactTATAAAAAACCACCAGGCAAAGAACTCTGAAGAGAGCAGCTTTGAAagggag
- the CCDC150 gene encoding coiled-coil domain-containing protein 150 isoform X6, producing MARPTVSPTSVKATAPEAFAVLRQRMRVVEEQASALARDLETLGVNGLSLGLFHSKTFEAPASYPAVSPVQARVAFVGENTLWKNCESLVNRMCRVESVVQTLKLNISCLQTEKELNPKHAAQLEQQLNAMQEEHLQEMKVVQQEAMKLCQQLSDMKEAEEKAKEEVQRLSAALEIRTATQVQILQQDCQELRKDVQLAQERLQEEKERTAQLEQQCTQLKAELDSRNCIISQLNEEEKNAQLSFNRQQKENLQLQSKLTALQETAEKVQVLNDHLSHQCSDLSTTLQSVAMENVKLISDHQAILKSEQEKMTRQLQEQDSLLDAACADILGELQSVQHERAQLQKELEALHTEHGKCRQKASLKEEAAAMQRKLLECTVARLQGELETALQERGSLLAEKEDLKQEIKTTTNEITQERNKLEVEKTENKLEMASMKSSLQTLAEENKRLLDRLAALEHQQHAQQKVQQVLAELTNSKNKLAYDKGKLQMANLQCQLEAAKNDNSKVTAVLEHVLATHSKMQAALEAVQTELGHKDTEISSLRRDRSQSQQKIQRLETELEHCQARVVAMGSQHSSQVEPLCKALEVTRTDNKKLALRLEQALQANNTLQNKLIQTQHDLKNKETEHQELIDCRKQLMEEAQTEEKKYVECLESLKKQFNIEREASRKAAQRESAELKKALEEASSKLGEVSRANRELRQKVTELEKSLASYKEKLKSQRAQVRHCLAFKASNAQNTERIKEIESELREMEAIKEQYQKKNYEQSQNIQKFVTELTSLQNEMQELLKNQHEMQTQNRQLETQLEVERRRGQQLENQCQRLEERVKHLKKCKEETEQKLKEASIESEQITVNLEEARRWFKSKFDSLQPELIKNHQAKNSEESSFEREEKKQAELPTQPSLGGRARTQPLQLTTRKARVTWAGSELT from the exons aTGGCCAGGCCAACCGTCTCCCCTACGAGCGTCAAGGCGACGGCGCCCGAGGCCTTCGCGGTGCTGCGCCAGAGGATGAGGGTGGTGGAAGAGCAGGCCAGCGCGCTGGCGAGAGACCTGGAGACGCTCGGCGTCAACGGGCTGAG CCTTGGTCTTTTCCACTCAAAGACCTTCGAGGCACCTGCTAGCTACCCAGCCGTAAGTCCTGTGCAGGCCAGGGTAGCATTTGTGGGAGAAAATACACTGTGGAAAAACTGTGAATCGCTGGTGAATCGAATGTGTCGGGTAGAGAGTGTTGTACAGACACTGAAATTAAACATCTCCTGTCTGCAGACGGAAAAGGAGCTGAATCCAAAGCATGCAG cccagctggagcagcagctgaatGCAATGCAGGAAGAGCATTTGCAGGAAATGAAGGTTGTACAGCAAGAGGCAATGAAATTATGCCAGCAGCTAAGTGATATGAAAGAGgctgaagaaaaggcaaaagaagaagTTCAAAGACTAAGTGCTGCTCTGGAGATTAGAACTGCAACCCAG GTGCAGATATTGCAGCAGGACTGCCAGGAGTTGCGTAAAGATGTCCAGCTAGCCCAAGAGAGGCTGcaagaagagaaggagagaactGCGCAGCTGGAGCAGCAGTGCACACAGCTGAAAGCTGAGCTGG acTCCAGGAACTGTATCATTTCCCAgcttaatgaagaagaaaaa AATGCACAGCTGTCCTTTAACAGACAACAAAAAGAGAACCTGCAGCTTCAGTCTAAACTAACTGCCCTGCAAGAAACAGCAGAGAAAGTACAG GTCCTTAATGACCACTTAAGCCATCAATGCTCAGACCTTAGCACCACACTTCAAAGTGTTGCCATGGAGAATGTTAAACTCATTTCAGATCATCAGGCCATCCTTAAG TCAGAACAAGAAAAGATGACTcggcagctgcaggagcaagACTCACTTCTGGATGCTGCCTGTGCCGACATtcttggagagctgcagagtgtGCAACACGAGAGGGCTCAGCTTCAGAAAGAGCT GGAGGCCTTGCATACAGAGCATGGCAAATGCAGGCAGAAAGCAAGCCTcaaggaagaagcagcagccatgcaGAGAAAGCTGCTGGAATGTACTGTTGCTAGACTGCAGGGTGAACTGGAGACAGCTTTGCAAGAGAGGGGATCTCTGCTAGCTGAAAAGGAAGATCTTAAGCAGGAG ATAAAGACAACAACAAATGAAATAACACAGGAAAGGAACAAACTGGAAGtagaaaaaacagagaacaag CTAGAAATGGCTTCAATGAAATCCTCTTTGCAGACactagcagaagaaaacaagaggcTATTGGATCGCTTGGCTGCACTGGAACACCAGCAA CATGCCCAGCAGAAGGTGCAGCAGGTGCTAGCAGAGCTGACCAACAGCAAGAATAAACTGGCCTATGACAAAGGAAAACTTCAG atgGCTAACTTGCAGTGCCAGCTGGAGGCAGCAAAGAATGATAACAGTAAGGTGACAGCCGTGCTGGAGCATGTGTTAGCAACTCATAGCAAGatgcaggcagctctggaggcAGTACAAACAGAGCTCGGACACAAGGACACTGAAATCAGCAGTCTCAGAAGAGACAG GAGCCAGAgtcaacagaaaatacagaggtTAGAAACAGAATTGGAACACTGCCAAGCCAGAGTGGTTGCCATGGGAAGCCAGCACAGCAGCCAG GTGGAACCACTTTGTAAAGCACTAGAAGTTACTAGAACAGACAACAAGAAACTTGCTCTTCGTTTGGAACAAGCTCTGCAGGCCAATAATACCCTGCAGAACAAGCTGATCCAGACTCAGCATgacctgaaaaacaaagaaactgagCATCAAGAGCTGATAGACTGCAG GAAACAGCTAATGGAAGAAGCTCAGACTGAGGAAAAGAAGTACGTTGAATGCTTGGAGTCTTTGAAGAAGCAGTTTAACATTGAGCGAGAGGCTTCTAGAAAAGCTGCCCAGCGAGAATCTGCTGAG CTCAAGAAGGCCCTTGAAGAAGCATCCTCCAAATTGGGTGAAGTGTCGCGTGCTAACAGGGAGCTACGGCAGAAAGTAACAGAGCTGGAAAAGTCTTTGGCTAGCTACAAGGAAAAGCTAAAAAGCCAGAGAGCTCAAGTCAGACATTGCCTGGCCTTTAAAGCTAGCAATGCTCAGAACACAGAGAGGATAAAG GAGATTGAATCTGAACTGAGAGAAATGGAAGCAATAAAAGAGCAGTATCAGAAGAAGAATTATGAACAG TCGCAGAACATCCAAAAATTCGTGACAGAGTTAACAAGTTTGCAGAATGAGATGCAAGAGTTATTGAAAAACCAACATGAAATGCAAACACAGAACAGGCAGCTGGAGACCCAGCTGGAAGTGGAGAGAAGGCGAGGGCAGCAGCTGGAAAACCAGTGTCAG agATTGGAAGAAAGAGTCAAACATCTGAAGAAATgtaaagaagaaacagaacagaaactgAAGGAAGCCAGCATAGAATCAGAACAG ATCACGGTTAACCTGGAGGAAGCTCGCCGCTGGTTCAAATCTAAGTTtgacagcctgcagccagaactTATAAAAAACCACCAGGCAAAGAACTCTGAAGAGAGCAGCTTTGAAagggag
- the CCDC150 gene encoding coiled-coil domain-containing protein 150 isoform X5, which yields MARPTVSPTSVKATAPEAFAVLRQRMRVVEEQASALARDLETLGVNGLSLGLFHSKTFEAPASYPAVSPVQARVAFVGENTLWKNCESLVNRMCRVESVVQTLKLNISCLQTEKELNPKHAAQLEQQLNAMQEEHLQEMKVVQQEAMKLCQQLSDMKEAEEKAKEEVQRLSAALEIRTATQMDVAIAAEDLRNTKQKMNCRLQDLMEHLSHEISLRESLEESQATMMCHVQDMETTVEAERKQVQILQQDCQELRKDVQLAQERLQEEKERTAQLEQQCTQLKAELDSRNCIISQLNEEEKNAQLSFNRQQKENLQLQSKLTALQETAEKVQVLNDHLSHQCSDLSTTLQSVAMENVKLISDHQAILKSEQEKMTRQLQEQDSLLDAACADILGELQSVQHERAQLQKELEALHTEHGKCRQKASLKEEAAAMQRKLLECTVARLQGELETALQERGSLLAEKEDLKQEIKTTTNEITQERNKLEVEKTENKLEMASMKSSLQTLAEENKRLLDRLAALEHQQHAQQKVQQVLAELTNSKNKLAYDKGKLQMANLQCQLEAAKNDNSKVTAVLEHVLATHSKMQAALEAVQTELGHKDTEISSLRRDRSQSQQKIQRLETELEHCQARVVAMGSQHSSQVEPLCKALEVTRTDNKKLALRLEQALQANNTLQNKLIQTQHDLKNKETEHQELIDCRKQLMEEAQTEEKKYVECLESLKKQFNIEREASRKAAQRESAELKKALEEASSKLGEVSRANRELRQKVTELEKSLASYKEKLKSQRAQVRHCLAFKASNAQNTERIKEIESELREMEAIKEQYQKKNYEQSQNIQKFVTELTSLQNEMQELLKNQHEMQTQNRQLETQLEVERRRGQQLENQCQRLEERVKHLKKCKEETEQKLKEASIESEQEKKQAELPTQPSLGGRARTQPLQLTTRKARVTWAGSELT from the exons aTGGCCAGGCCAACCGTCTCCCCTACGAGCGTCAAGGCGACGGCGCCCGAGGCCTTCGCGGTGCTGCGCCAGAGGATGAGGGTGGTGGAAGAGCAGGCCAGCGCGCTGGCGAGAGACCTGGAGACGCTCGGCGTCAACGGGCTGAG CCTTGGTCTTTTCCACTCAAAGACCTTCGAGGCACCTGCTAGCTACCCAGCCGTAAGTCCTGTGCAGGCCAGGGTAGCATTTGTGGGAGAAAATACACTGTGGAAAAACTGTGAATCGCTGGTGAATCGAATGTGTCGGGTAGAGAGTGTTGTACAGACACTGAAATTAAACATCTCCTGTCTGCAGACGGAAAAGGAGCTGAATCCAAAGCATGCAG cccagctggagcagcagctgaatGCAATGCAGGAAGAGCATTTGCAGGAAATGAAGGTTGTACAGCAAGAGGCAATGAAATTATGCCAGCAGCTAAGTGATATGAAAGAGgctgaagaaaaggcaaaagaagaagTTCAAAGACTAAGTGCTGCTCTGGAGATTAGAACTGCAACCCAG ATGGATGTAGCAATTgcagctgaggatctgaggaacacaaaacagaaaatgaactgTAGATTGCAGGAC ctaatGGAGCATCTGTCCCACGAGATCAGCCTGCGGGAATCTTTGGAGGAATCCCAAGCAACCATGATGTGTCATGTACAGGACATGGAAACAACAGTAGAAGCAGAACGGAAGCAG GTGCAGATATTGCAGCAGGACTGCCAGGAGTTGCGTAAAGATGTCCAGCTAGCCCAAGAGAGGCTGcaagaagagaaggagagaactGCGCAGCTGGAGCAGCAGTGCACACAGCTGAAAGCTGAGCTGG acTCCAGGAACTGTATCATTTCCCAgcttaatgaagaagaaaaa AATGCACAGCTGTCCTTTAACAGACAACAAAAAGAGAACCTGCAGCTTCAGTCTAAACTAACTGCCCTGCAAGAAACAGCAGAGAAAGTACAG GTCCTTAATGACCACTTAAGCCATCAATGCTCAGACCTTAGCACCACACTTCAAAGTGTTGCCATGGAGAATGTTAAACTCATTTCAGATCATCAGGCCATCCTTAAG TCAGAACAAGAAAAGATGACTcggcagctgcaggagcaagACTCACTTCTGGATGCTGCCTGTGCCGACATtcttggagagctgcagagtgtGCAACACGAGAGGGCTCAGCTTCAGAAAGAGCT GGAGGCCTTGCATACAGAGCATGGCAAATGCAGGCAGAAAGCAAGCCTcaaggaagaagcagcagccatgcaGAGAAAGCTGCTGGAATGTACTGTTGCTAGACTGCAGGGTGAACTGGAGACAGCTTTGCAAGAGAGGGGATCTCTGCTAGCTGAAAAGGAAGATCTTAAGCAGGAG ATAAAGACAACAACAAATGAAATAACACAGGAAAGGAACAAACTGGAAGtagaaaaaacagagaacaag CTAGAAATGGCTTCAATGAAATCCTCTTTGCAGACactagcagaagaaaacaagaggcTATTGGATCGCTTGGCTGCACTGGAACACCAGCAA CATGCCCAGCAGAAGGTGCAGCAGGTGCTAGCAGAGCTGACCAACAGCAAGAATAAACTGGCCTATGACAAAGGAAAACTTCAG atgGCTAACTTGCAGTGCCAGCTGGAGGCAGCAAAGAATGATAACAGTAAGGTGACAGCCGTGCTGGAGCATGTGTTAGCAACTCATAGCAAGatgcaggcagctctggaggcAGTACAAACAGAGCTCGGACACAAGGACACTGAAATCAGCAGTCTCAGAAGAGACAG GAGCCAGAgtcaacagaaaatacagaggtTAGAAACAGAATTGGAACACTGCCAAGCCAGAGTGGTTGCCATGGGAAGCCAGCACAGCAGCCAG GTGGAACCACTTTGTAAAGCACTAGAAGTTACTAGAACAGACAACAAGAAACTTGCTCTTCGTTTGGAACAAGCTCTGCAGGCCAATAATACCCTGCAGAACAAGCTGATCCAGACTCAGCATgacctgaaaaacaaagaaactgagCATCAAGAGCTGATAGACTGCAG GAAACAGCTAATGGAAGAAGCTCAGACTGAGGAAAAGAAGTACGTTGAATGCTTGGAGTCTTTGAAGAAGCAGTTTAACATTGAGCGAGAGGCTTCTAGAAAAGCTGCCCAGCGAGAATCTGCTGAG CTCAAGAAGGCCCTTGAAGAAGCATCCTCCAAATTGGGTGAAGTGTCGCGTGCTAACAGGGAGCTACGGCAGAAAGTAACAGAGCTGGAAAAGTCTTTGGCTAGCTACAAGGAAAAGCTAAAAAGCCAGAGAGCTCAAGTCAGACATTGCCTGGCCTTTAAAGCTAGCAATGCTCAGAACACAGAGAGGATAAAG GAGATTGAATCTGAACTGAGAGAAATGGAAGCAATAAAAGAGCAGTATCAGAAGAAGAATTATGAACAG TCGCAGAACATCCAAAAATTCGTGACAGAGTTAACAAGTTTGCAGAATGAGATGCAAGAGTTATTGAAAAACCAACATGAAATGCAAACACAGAACAGGCAGCTGGAGACCCAGCTGGAAGTGGAGAGAAGGCGAGGGCAGCAGCTGGAAAACCAGTGTCAG agATTGGAAGAAAGAGTCAAACATCTGAAGAAATgtaaagaagaaacagaacagaaactgAAGGAAGCCAGCATAGAATCAGAACAG
- the CCDC150 gene encoding coiled-coil domain-containing protein 150 isoform X8: MDVAIAAEDLRNTKQKMNCRLQDVQILQQDCQELRKDVQLAQERLQEEKERTAQLEQQCTQLKAELDSRNCIISQLNEEEKNAQLSFNRQQKENLQLQSKLTALQETAEKVQVLNDHLSHQCSDLSTTLQSVAMENVKLISDHQAILKSEQEKMTRQLQEQDSLLDAACADILGELQSVQHERAQLQKELEALHTEHGKCRQKASLKEEAAAMQRKLLECTVARLQGELETALQERGSLLAEKEDLKQEIKTTTNEITQERNKLEVEKTENKLEMASMKSSLQTLAEENKRLLDRLAALEHQQHAQQKVQQVLAELTNSKNKLAYDKGKLQMANLQCQLEAAKNDNSKVTAVLEHVLATHSKMQAALEAVQTELGHKDTEISSLRRDRSQSQQKIQRLETELEHCQARVVAMGSQHSSQVEPLCKALEVTRTDNKKLALRLEQALQANNTLQNKLIQTQHDLKNKETEHQELIDCRKQLMEEAQTEEKKYVECLESLKKQFNIEREASRKAAQRESAELKKALEEASSKLGEVSRANRELRQKVTELEKSLASYKEKLKSQRAQVRHCLAFKASNAQNTERIKEIESELREMEAIKEQYQKKNYEQSQNIQKFVTELTSLQNEMQELLKNQHEMQTQNRQLETQLEVERRRGQQLENQCQRLEERVKHLKKCKEETEQKLKEASIESEQITVNLEEARRWFKSKFDSLQPELIKNHQAKNSEESSFEREEKKQAELPTQPSLGGRARTQPLQLTTRKARVTWAGSELT, translated from the exons ATGGATGTAGCAATTgcagctgaggatctgaggaacacaaaacagaaaatgaactgTAGATTGCAGGAC GTGCAGATATTGCAGCAGGACTGCCAGGAGTTGCGTAAAGATGTCCAGCTAGCCCAAGAGAGGCTGcaagaagagaaggagagaactGCGCAGCTGGAGCAGCAGTGCACACAGCTGAAAGCTGAGCTGG acTCCAGGAACTGTATCATTTCCCAgcttaatgaagaagaaaaa AATGCACAGCTGTCCTTTAACAGACAACAAAAAGAGAACCTGCAGCTTCAGTCTAAACTAACTGCCCTGCAAGAAACAGCAGAGAAAGTACAG GTCCTTAATGACCACTTAAGCCATCAATGCTCAGACCTTAGCACCACACTTCAAAGTGTTGCCATGGAGAATGTTAAACTCATTTCAGATCATCAGGCCATCCTTAAG TCAGAACAAGAAAAGATGACTcggcagctgcaggagcaagACTCACTTCTGGATGCTGCCTGTGCCGACATtcttggagagctgcagagtgtGCAACACGAGAGGGCTCAGCTTCAGAAAGAGCT GGAGGCCTTGCATACAGAGCATGGCAAATGCAGGCAGAAAGCAAGCCTcaaggaagaagcagcagccatgcaGAGAAAGCTGCTGGAATGTACTGTTGCTAGACTGCAGGGTGAACTGGAGACAGCTTTGCAAGAGAGGGGATCTCTGCTAGCTGAAAAGGAAGATCTTAAGCAGGAG ATAAAGACAACAACAAATGAAATAACACAGGAAAGGAACAAACTGGAAGtagaaaaaacagagaacaag CTAGAAATGGCTTCAATGAAATCCTCTTTGCAGACactagcagaagaaaacaagaggcTATTGGATCGCTTGGCTGCACTGGAACACCAGCAA CATGCCCAGCAGAAGGTGCAGCAGGTGCTAGCAGAGCTGACCAACAGCAAGAATAAACTGGCCTATGACAAAGGAAAACTTCAG atgGCTAACTTGCAGTGCCAGCTGGAGGCAGCAAAGAATGATAACAGTAAGGTGACAGCCGTGCTGGAGCATGTGTTAGCAACTCATAGCAAGatgcaggcagctctggaggcAGTACAAACAGAGCTCGGACACAAGGACACTGAAATCAGCAGTCTCAGAAGAGACAG GAGCCAGAgtcaacagaaaatacagaggtTAGAAACAGAATTGGAACACTGCCAAGCCAGAGTGGTTGCCATGGGAAGCCAGCACAGCAGCCAG GTGGAACCACTTTGTAAAGCACTAGAAGTTACTAGAACAGACAACAAGAAACTTGCTCTTCGTTTGGAACAAGCTCTGCAGGCCAATAATACCCTGCAGAACAAGCTGATCCAGACTCAGCATgacctgaaaaacaaagaaactgagCATCAAGAGCTGATAGACTGCAG GAAACAGCTAATGGAAGAAGCTCAGACTGAGGAAAAGAAGTACGTTGAATGCTTGGAGTCTTTGAAGAAGCAGTTTAACATTGAGCGAGAGGCTTCTAGAAAAGCTGCCCAGCGAGAATCTGCTGAG CTCAAGAAGGCCCTTGAAGAAGCATCCTCCAAATTGGGTGAAGTGTCGCGTGCTAACAGGGAGCTACGGCAGAAAGTAACAGAGCTGGAAAAGTCTTTGGCTAGCTACAAGGAAAAGCTAAAAAGCCAGAGAGCTCAAGTCAGACATTGCCTGGCCTTTAAAGCTAGCAATGCTCAGAACACAGAGAGGATAAAG GAGATTGAATCTGAACTGAGAGAAATGGAAGCAATAAAAGAGCAGTATCAGAAGAAGAATTATGAACAG TCGCAGAACATCCAAAAATTCGTGACAGAGTTAACAAGTTTGCAGAATGAGATGCAAGAGTTATTGAAAAACCAACATGAAATGCAAACACAGAACAGGCAGCTGGAGACCCAGCTGGAAGTGGAGAGAAGGCGAGGGCAGCAGCTGGAAAACCAGTGTCAG agATTGGAAGAAAGAGTCAAACATCTGAAGAAATgtaaagaagaaacagaacagaaactgAAGGAAGCCAGCATAGAATCAGAACAG ATCACGGTTAACCTGGAGGAAGCTCGCCGCTGGTTCAAATCTAAGTTtgacagcctgcagccagaactTATAAAAAACCACCAGGCAAAGAACTCTGAAGAGAGCAGCTTTGAAagggag